CTTTCGTGCCGCGCCTCCCAAGCGGAAAGCGACGAAAGTGTACTGGGCCGGCCTGTCCCGGCGCCTGTGACCTCTGCCGCGCGCCTGCCTAAACCTGCTTTTTGTCTCCATTCAAGCCGTTTTTTCTCGAGCACCAATTACGGCCGGCACAGTTCCTAGTTATTAAGGGGGACCACGCATGCAGTTTGGGTTGCAATTTGCAAAGATACTAGAGCTAaagtagcctaagctagctagctGATGGGGCACGCCCTGGAATCGACGCAGGCTAGCTAGGGGAGCTCCCGTAGTCCTAGGCGCGTACATGCATGCGGATGCCGCTTGCAGCCCCGCCCAGGCCAGGCAAAGGCAAGGACGGTACTAGTCGGCGTGGGGGCAATTAATTCTCGCGCAGAGGCAGCTGCGTAGCCCTGCACATCCTGCTTTGCCATGCTGTAATGTAATCGCCTGCCCGGCCGTCTGGCACCGGTGGCCTCAGGGCAGGCAGACGGCCGGCGCGGGCCGGGGCCAGTGGCAACAAACAGCAAGGCCGAGGCTGATAGCTAGCGCGCGCGGCAGCGTGGAAGCGGAACGCAAGGGACCTGACCTCGCGCGCGTCGCGTGGTACTCCCACCCACCAAGTATCAACAGTAGCGACCATGTCCCTCTTCTCTTCTGATAGGACCGATTTGCGAGAGGGCGCATGGAACAGGATatataagagagagagagagagagagagagagagagagctttgTATACTGACCATGCACGGCGAACGCGCACCAGCTGGTGGATTGTAAGTAACATGCATGCCCGACGAACTCGACTGTCCATGACGACGGTCGACGGTTCGGTTGCTGGATATGACGGTGACCGCATGCATAGACAGATGAAAAAAAAAAATCCACGAGCGATACAAGTTTAGCACGCAACATACAGCAGCGATGTGGGCGGTTAGTAAATCGGTGCCTGAAAATACGTCGTGACACTGTAACCAGCTAACCCTGCACCGAACGTGTCCAAATcgcgacacacacacacacacacaccgggACAGGACCAGACGGCATCGACCATGCATCATCAGGCCGGCCGGTGCGGCTCGGCCGGGAGGCGGGCCGGGCCGGTGGCCCACTAGCTCTGTCCACTGCCTGCGCCACAATGCCCCACCACTCATTCCGGCCCTGCCCGCTTTTCAGACAAACAGTCGCTAGCGGCTACTGGCCTACTGCTGCTGGCACAGTCCGGCCGGCAGAggccagagagagagagagagagatggtggACGCTCACGGTCTCGGCATTGCTGCTGCCTGTGCGGCTGTGCCTGGCGTCTGAACCCCCGATGCCTTTCCCAATTTGCCCCCGCGCCCGCCGTGGCCATTCACGTTCACCCACCCGGCCCCACCAAGCAAGCAGAACGAACAGCAATCAATCAGGCAAGGCGGCAGGCAGCCAGCCTCGCGCCCCGTTTGTCTCTCCACTCACTCCCGAGAGAGCAAGAGCGTCATTCAAGAGCCGGTGGACGGAGGCGAAGGCAACAACAGATCCGATGCTTTCTCGAATCGGGCAAGGTCTATCAATCGAATCCGTCAGGGGACGAGCCGCGCGCGCACGTCAAATCCAACGCCGATCCGTCGCCTCGTCGTCGTCCATCACATCGATGATCGATCCCAGGGGGTACCGACCGAACCGAGAGCCGCCACGCCCCTATATAAACCTCCCTCCCTCCAGTCCCCACCCCCCACACGTACTCCCTCCCGTGCACACCCATCCACTCGCCGCCCAAGCCCTTAGCTTCCTGCCCAACGCTGCTGCGCTTCACGCTCCATCGCCCCTCATCCAATAACTCCAACAAAGACCGGGTTGCTTCGATCTGCACACAACAGAAGAAGCACGCCCATCCGCGGCTCTTGCTTCTTTTGGCACCATGATGTCGTCGGCGCCGGAGGAGACGCTGTTCAACCTGGACCAGCAGCAGCCTCCGCCGGCGGAGCAGGAGCAGATCTGCTACGTGCACTGCAGCTACTGCGACACCATCCTCGCGGTACGTACCCGCGTCGCCTCTGATCACTCCTGTCCTCCATCCGATCCGCCGCCCGTCGTTTCTTCCATGAAGACGAAGCTCATGTGCTGCATGCATGCAGGTGGGCGTGCCGTGCAGCAGCTTGTTCCAGACAGTCACCGTGCGGTGCGGCCACTGCTCCAACCTGCTCTACGTCAACCTCCGCGCCCTCCTGctgccggcggcggcggccaatAACCAGCTACCACCCTTCGGCCAGCCTCTCCTCTCCCCCACCTCCCCGCACGGTCTACTTGTAAGCATTATTGTACCGCCACTATGTATCTATATCGCTAGTATCTGCAGATGTTTCCTGCTAGCTAGCTGCCGTGGTTGTTGTTGATGGCGCATGCATGTCTTgaactatatatatacacacatacaTAGGACGCTGAGGCGATGTCGTTCCAGGCGCCGAGCCTGCCGGGTGCTGAACCGCCGAGCGCTTGCGTGAGCGGCGTCACGAGCATCAACAACACGTGCGGTGGCAACACCACCACGTCGTCGGCCATGTCGTCCATGGCGCCGCCACCGGCCAAACATGCACTGCAGGAGGCGCAGCAGCTGCCCAGGACCGCAGCGTCGGTGAACAGAAGTGAGTTTTCTTATTGTTTCCATCTTCGTAAAAAAAACACGCAGCTCCACTCTAGCTAGCTAGCTTTGCTCATCTCTTGATGGTTCTGCTAACTCGATCGATTTGGCTGTGTTTCCCGCAGCTTCAGAGAAGCGGCAGAGAGTTCCTTCCGCGTACAACCGTTTCATCAAGTGAGTTCATCCTTGCATTGGTCTCACGCATAATTTTTTCCCCTTTAATTAGCTTGCGGCATCTATTGACTGGCGCATGCATGTATATATAGAGATGAAATCCAGCGCATCAAGGCCAGCAATCCGGACATCACTCACAGGGAAGCTTTCAGCGCGGCTGCCAAGAATGtaactcctctctctctctctctctctcaagtattGTTCTTAATTATACTTGTTAGTATCTCATATAAGTCATGAAACAGAAATCTAGTAGACACTGTATATACTGACTTTATTGTTTCCCCCCTTCTCTATCCACGCATCAGTGGGCCCATTTCCCCCACATCCATTTCGGCCTCATGCCCGATCAGGGCTTGAAGAAGAACCCTATGCAAAATCAGGTAAGAGCCTACACGGAGAACAAACCCTAACCGGAACTCAGATCGAGCCAACAAATAAAGATGCTCTGCCAGAGCGACGACGCTTATTTCTCCTCTATATATGCTGCGCTTTGTAGGAGGGAGCTGAGTGCATGCTTTTCATGGACGGTCTCTACGCCAGCATGGGCTTTTCTCCATTCTGACTTCACGTCTTCACCCCCACTAGGGTTCTGTCTTCTGAAGCCCCTCTGTGTATCCCGGTTGCCGGAGGAATCTCGAAATGTCTaccgcaaatctctctctctctctctctctctctctctctctctctctctctctctctctgtgtgtgtgtgtgtgtgtgtcctcTCGTTCTCCTTACTTAGGTTCCAGTTTCTTATTTCGTTAATTTATTATTGTTATGTAACCTAGAGAGCAAGGTTGTTATGTGTATGATGCTGCTGCCCCTTGTCTTATATGGACATAATTTCGAGCTGGATGTTGGCTGGGCATCGATCTAGTCATATATCTATGGCTTCAACTTCTTCCAAAGTTTTCGTCGCGAAGATACATAATTTAACAAAAGATATATACGTACTATATATTTTAGGCTACATGATGTGTGCTTTGAAACATTCTAAACTATATATATGGTTGCCTATTTCTACCCGCAATGTATTAAATGGAAAACATGGAAAAACATATAAAATATAAGACATAAGTTTATTAGTCCAACAACTAAAAAAAGATTTCCAGTAAAAATGTATTTTGAGATCTTATACCAACGCCATGTTGTTTTTAGATGAGACATTCTATCGTAACGCTGAGAAAAATCGATCAGTGCCCTCGAGATAAAAACTGGCCTTTTTGAAAATGGTAAACGTCAAACATCACTTTCAACTTATACTTTCGACGAGGCGACCTAGCTTTGTCATGGAGTACATGTATGTTTACTACATTTATATGGGGATTAAATAATTTTAAGGATTTAATTGTTAGTGCTGCATACGGTACCAAAATGTAATACTTCTAGTTTACCCGCAATGTTCAATCCATTTCTAAAAATACTAACTCTTGCAAACTAAAGTGACTTCATCGTCCTATAGCTATAAATATGGCCTACAATGAAATAAAAAAAACATTTCAAAATATATAGGACCCGGCATTGTGCATGCTAGTAAAATGGAACATTTAAGCTATATACATAGCATGCATACATGTTGAATTGTTTAGAAACTGGAGTCCAAATACTAATTGATTTAGGCAGGACAAGATATAACTAGGAAGGACTTCATGCCCCGTCTAAGGCCCCATTTAATTTGAGTGACTAATGATTAGTCTATACATTTTAGTTACATTTAGTCTCTAAAAATTTGTAAACGGTGGAACTAAAATATGTACTAAACTGTTTGTCTCTAGTTATTTAAGGGGTGACTAAAAGAGACTTAATCATATTAATTTCAATTTTATCTTTTATTTATTTTAGTTGCACTAATGACGGAAGAATGTTAATAAGTATTTTAGTATTTTTATGAGTCGTTCTGAATACTTTTAGTCTCTGGAATCAAATATAGTAGA
This portion of the Zea mays cultivar B73 chromosome 2, Zm-B73-REFERENCE-NAM-5.0, whole genome shotgun sequence genome encodes:
- the LOC100193442 gene encoding putative YABBY domain transcription factor family protein isoform X1, with translation MMSSAPEETLFNLDQQQPPPAEQEQICYVHCSYCDTILAVGVPCSSLFQTVTVRCGHCSNLLYVNLRALLLPAAAANNQLPPFGQPLLSPTSPHGLLAPSLPGAEPPSACVSGVTSINNTCGGNTTTSSAMSSMAPPPAKHALQEAQQLPRTAASVNRTSEKRQRVPSAYNRFIKDEIQRIKASNPDITHREAFSAAAKNWAHFPHIHFGLMPDQGLKKNPMQNQEGAECMLFMDGLYASMGFSPF
- the LOC100193442 gene encoding putative YABBY domain transcription factor family protein, producing the protein MMSSAPEETLFNLDQQQPPPAEQEQICYVHCSYCDTILAVGVPCSSLFQTVTVRCGHCSNLLYVNLRALLLPAAAANNQLPPFGQPLLSPTSPHGLLDAEAMSFQAPSLPGAEPPSACVSGVTSINNTCGGNTTTSSAMSSMAPPPAKHALQEAQQLPRTAASVNRTSEKRQRVPSAYNRFIKDEIQRIKASNPDITHREAFSAAAKNWAHFPHIHFGLMPDQGLKKNPMQNQEGAECMLFMDGLYASMGFSPF